AGCGGATTCATGGCGTCGAAAACGTTGCTGAGCGCGGTCGAGTTGGGTCTGTTCACCGTGCTGGCGGAGGGACCGCTGACCTGCGAAGCCTTGGCGGCGCGGCTTCAGTTGCATCCGCGCGGCGCGCGCGATTTCTTCGACGCCCTCGTGGCGCTGAATATGCTCAAACGCGGGGGATCGCGCTATCGCAATACGCCGGAGACGGCGATCTTTCTTGACCGGACCAAACCATCGTACATCGGCGGGCTGTTGGAGATGGCCAACGCCCGCCTCTACGGATTTTGGGGAGGCTTGACGGAGGCGCTTCGGACCGGGACGCCGCAGAATGAGGTTCGGTCCGGCGGAGATTTCTACGGTACGCTGTACTCGGACCCGGCCAGGCTGGAAGCCTTTCTCAAGGCCATGACGGCCCTCAGCATCGGATCGGCCCTCGGCATCGCGCGGAAATTTCCCTGGAAGAAGTACAAGACGTTTGTCGATATCGGCTGCGCCCAAGGCGGCGTGGCGGTTGAGGTGGCGTCGGCTCACAAACACCTGACGGGCGGCGGGATGGATCTTCCGGTCGTTCAGCCCATCTTTGAATCTTACGCGCAGGGAAAGGGACTTGCCGCCCGGCTGCGCTTCCATCCTGGAGACTTTTTTAAGGATCCTTTTCCGAAGACCCACGTCGTCATCATGGGCCACGTCCTTCACAACTGGAGTCTCGACGAGAAACTCATCTTGCTTCGGAAGGCCTATTCGGCCGTTCCTCCCGGCGGGGCGGTGATCGTTCATGAAGCCCTGATCGATGACGAACGGAGCAAGAACGTGTTCGGTTTGTTGATGAGCCTGAACATGTTGATTGAAACCCCCGGAGGGTTCGACTTTACCGGCGCGGACTGTCAACGATGGCTGAAGGAAGTCGGATTCGCCCGTAGTCGAGTCATCAAACTTGACGGGCCGAACAGCATGGTCGTGGGGTGGAAGTAGGGGACGAAAGCCATAAACGCCGAGCCGGCGGATCGTTATTCCAATGGAGCCTGCATGTTGGGCCTCCAGTTTCTGGTCAGGTTCTGCGCGCGAGCGATCTGCGCAACCGTCATGGCGCCGGCGAGTCGGTCCCGTCGCTTGGCTCCTTCTTCAAGACCATGAGCGGCCGCCAGATTGTACCAGTGATACGCTTGTATCAGATCTTTGGGAACGCCGCGCCCCCGCTCGAAAAAGCCGCCGACGATCAACATGGCGTTCGCCTGCCTTGAGTCGGCCGCGAGGCCGCACCACCGCAACGCTTCTTGGTAGTCTTGAGGCAGGCCCAACCCTCTGTCAGACAGGATGCAAAGGCGATACATGGCGTCCGCATGGTCTTGTTGAGCGGCCATGCGATACCAGCGGGCTGCTTCTTGATGGTCGCGGGCGAAACGTTCGTACCGCAAGCCGAGACGGTATTGGTCGTCGGCGCTTCCTTCCTCGGCAAGGGAGCGGGCGTCGTCCAAGCGCGCGACCAGATCATGAACGCCGACGTAGGGGGACTTGGTGGAGTCAACGCACCCTGAGAGAAGAATCAGTGGCATCATCATAAGAAATTTCAACGCGGCTGACATAGGCTGCTCCATTTTATGGGATGGTGTCGTGTCTTCGAAGCCTGCTCATCGGATTTTCCTCGCTTCAGATCATCGATACTTCGCAAAACAGATCAAATCAAGGTGATCGTAGTGGTCGGGAAGGAGCGCTTCGGCCCTGTACCCGAGGCTCAGGAAAAAATGAATGTTTCGCGGTGTACGCAACATGGTGCAGGCATAGAGTTTATGGGCGTCTGTCGCTCTGCGCTCGACTTCGCTCATCAGTTGTTTGCCGAGGCCTCGCCCCTGAGAGGCGGGATCAACGGACAGCAGCCGGATGACGCATACCCCGCCCACCGTCCAAAAGCGAACCGATCCGACGATCGTTCCCTCCGATTCGGCGACCACAATGTGCTTGGTTTTCGCGTCTTCTTTGAGACTGTCGATCGTTTCGGTCGTCCATCCGCTGACGTGGTAGAGAGGGGCATATTCTCCAAATGCGGCCCGTTGAACCCGTAAGATCGAGGGGAAGTCGTTTTCGGTGGCGGGGCGAACGTGCAACATGAGCGAAACCTCCGGAAGACAACGGTGTGAATCGATTGGCCTGATCAGCCGGGATGCCGAGAGCTTCGGATGATGGCTCGGCGCCGACGTGTGGGCCATGCCATTCCACGGCGACCGTCGCCGGTCCGTCGCCCGATCGAGCGGGCTTGGCAAAAACCGCCATTGCGGATGCCAGCGGATCGTTATTCGCGAGTTACCTGCGTATCTCCGGGTTGCGACCATTGAGAGCCTGGTTTGTCAAGAAACGTCAGCAGAGCAATAAGAACAAGCCCGGAAAGCAGCCAGAGAAACCCTGCTTTCCAGTTCTTTTGGGAAAAAGAAAAGAGGCTCATCAGGAGCACCACCCCGCCGATCAGTCCCGCAATGCCAGTTCCGAACGCGCTCATTGTCTTGCTCCTCCGACGGCGAGTCTCCGTCCAGAGTTGCGGAGATCATTCCCGTTGTGTCACCGCATCATCGTACAGGCTGAAGGCAGTGACATTGTACAGAGAAAGGTCGACAAGGTCATCTTCCAGGTTTTACGGTTTCTTTGCCGGGGAAGATGTCGGTTGTGAGAGAACGTGGAAGGTACGAGCGGTCGGCGACTCTCGTGGAGAGGGAGTCGCCGACCGCTCGGCGATGACGGCACTCAGTGGTTGCCGGACTTCGGCACGGCCGGCTGCTCGCGATCGCGATAGAGCGCGCCTTTTGGAGTGGCGACGCTGACTCGGTCGCGAATCTTGTCATAGGTTTTGACCGATACGATTTTGCGAGCTTTCAAGTCGTCGATGGACGCATAGGGGCGACCGGCCACGATTTTTTGAGCGGTGACGGTTCCGACGCCAGGGAGCGATCGCAAGTCGGCAAGCGTGGCTGAATTGATGTCAATGAGGTTTGCAATTGGCCGCCGTTCCGTCCCCGGCGCGGCCTCGGACGGTTTGACTTTTGTCGTCGGTTCCGCGCCGACTGATGGCGTAACCGTGAAAAGCGAGATCAAGATCATCGGAAGCATGAAGAGACGAGTGGGAGATGTCATGGTAATCCTCCTGCATCAGGCTAAATAAGTTCTCGGACTATTGATGAGCCTAATCGATCTGGACCGTGCGCCGCGGCCCAGATCATCCGTTTTTTGCCGGCACGGTGAAATTAGCCAAATCCGTTCCATCGCGGAAGCAGCGGAAAAACATCATCAATCGGAGGAGGAGCGGCTGGATGACGTATCCAGAACACCCGCATCGTATCGCGAGGGATACAGAGAAAAACAAAGAAGGATAAGCTCGGCTCAGCTAGTCGTCGCTTGGTTCTTGATCGGAGCGGCGCAGGACATTCGTTGCTCGGCCAGCGAGCGCAACGTCTGTCCCTCGAGAGATCGGGCCACCGCTTCATCGCGCCGTCGGAGGAGCGCTTCGAGCGGATCGTCGGGAGGCAGGCGCCCGCTTGCTCCGCCTGGATTGCCATCTCGAACGAGATCGAGGATTTCTTTGATCGTGATCAACTCGGGGGCTTTGATGAGACCGACGCCCTCCGGTTCCTTCATGAGACCGACCATGTCCGCTTCGATCAACCGTTCCAATTCTTCGGCCACCAGTTCGTCGGGCAAATTCAGTTTGATCGCCAGATCGGAAAGACGGAGAGGCGAACTCCCCTGAAGATAGCGGCAGGCCAAGGCCAGCAACAGATTCACCGTGACGCGCTCGCGAAACGCCGGAGTGCCCCGCTGCCAGAGTTGGCGGGAGAGGTACGCGGTCGGATGTTGATGAAAGAATGAGAACTGGGCGCCGATCAGGATGATCATCCAGCCGGTGTAAAGCCAAAGGAGGAATAAAATCAGCACGGCAAAAGTGGAATAGATCGCGCTGTATTTGGCGGACGCGGCGACGAATTTGGCAAACACCTCCCCGGCGACGCCCCACAAAATAGCGGCGGAGACCCCTCCCACCAAGGCGGAGGTCACCCGAACGCGGGTATAGGGGATAAATTTGTAGAAGAAAGTGAACACTCCGCAAAGCACGAGGAAGGGAACGATCTCGGCGGTCCATAAAAACAGTGAACCGAAGGGCTCTATCTCCATGAGCCATCGAACCACGGTATGGCTCTGGAGAGACGCCAGAACGCCGAAGGCCGTGAAGATCAGTACGGGGCCCACCAAGACGACGCTGAGATAATCCGTGAATTTACGGTTCCAGGGTCGGCCTTGGCGAACCATCCAAATAGCGTTCAGAGCCTGTTCGATCTTATCAACCAGGGAGTAGCTGGTATAAATGAGGCTTGCCACGCCGACGGTGCCCAATACCCCGATCTTGAGATTATCGACAAACTCGATGATACGACTGGTGATTTCCAGGCTTTTCGGTCCCAGCGGCTCCAAAGCTTGGGCCAGCACCGGCTCGATTTGATGATGCACCCCGAAGGCTTTCAAGACCGAAAACATGACGGCAAGAAACGGAACCAGCGACAGGAGCGTGGTAAACACGAGCCCGGCCGCGCGCGCATCGAGCAAGCGCGGGCGAAACTCCAGTGCCACCGCGGTAATGAGGCGCAGGGCATGCATGATCCCGCGCTGCGGAAACGGCAATGCGGAAAGATCCGAATTCCACAGATCATGTTTTGCGAACCGTTCGAAACGTGTCGGACTATTTGCCATGGCGGCCGCTGTTTCCTTTGAGATTGGATTGGGACACTCGATGAAGGCCTACTCTAACGCGAAGTGAGGCGATTTGTGAATCGAAACGAGAGCCGAAAGCTCAGGAGGAGGAAGGGAGGGCCGGCTCTTGAACGTTCGCTCTTGAGCTCCCTCCACTTCCTGAGTGACCGGGCTGCGGCGATGAGTATGGCGACGGTTGATTATCGTGCGCCTCGTGGCGCCACGGAGCGCAATTGCAAATTCAATGGTCTGGGGGGGTAAGCCACGGTAGGCGCGGTCACGGTGACGGTCACGGGCACTGACACGCTCCCGGCTCCCGTCGCGCTCAGCGTCAAGGTTGCCGTGTAGGTTCCGGCCGCAAGGGAGTCGGTTGCGACGCTTACCGTGATGGTTCCGTTTCCTGTTCCTGACTGTGGCGTGTGTGTCAGCCATGACGCATTGTCACTGGATGACCAGGTCAGGGTGCCTCCGCCCGCATTGCTGACGCTGAGCGTTTGAGGTGAAGGATTGCCGCTTCCTTGGACGGCGGTGAAAGACAGGCTGGTCGGGCTCACGCCGATCACCGGCGGTGATGGGGGAGCAGACGGCGGGGTGTACGTGGCGACGTTGCTGTCGTTCGATTCGTTGTTGTTAAAATCATAGGCCGTCACCACGTAATAGCGAACCGTTGTGGGCGTTCCGATATCGAAACTCGTGACCGTTCCCAAGTTGGCCAGCAGCGACGTCGTACCGGCGGCTCGACTGCAGGGCAATTGAGTGCATTGATAGACACGATATCCCGCCAGATCGGATTCGGTGTTGGCGTTCCACATCAGCGTGGCTGCGGGAGAGGCGCTGCTCCAAAGCACGACGGAGCCGACGGCCATTGCGAGGCAACACATGCGCGGCAACTGTCCAAGCCAGACCTGCGGGATAGTTTCAGAAAAATTTTTGAAATGAAAAGGTGTTGAACGCATGGCTCACCATAAGTTGAATTCTGTTTGAATCGCGACGATCGATACCGTTTTGGCTCACCCATGAACGGGCAAGTCACATGCCGTGCATTCTCTGCCATCTATCGTCATGTGATGCCGTGGAACGGAAAGCATCGAACATTACGGTTTGCGCAATGACGAAAAATGCTGTAGGGATTTCACGACGGTCCGGCGCCAAAGTTGTGCGGGGTAAAGCAACGGTGGAGAGAAAAAGAAGAACTCGTTCCGATCGCGATCGACGGCCGGAAGCAGCTTAGACCACCTGTTCGCAAGGGAGAATAAAGGCGTGAAGCGGAACGAGGTTGTCGCTCTGTCGCGTCACGTGTTTTTCCCGGAACGCCGTCAATCCATCAACCAGGCGGCTGGCGACTTGTTCGGAAACCGCCGCGAAGATCATGCGATTGGCGTCGGCCGAGAGGGAAAATTGAACGGTGGGGCCGGTCATTCCCGTCCCCGCGACATTATGCAGTTCGGTAAACGCCGTGACACCGTGTTCTTTCAACAGGGCGTGAACGTGGGGCGCCATCACTTCTCGAAAGACGATCAGCAACATTTTCATCTGAGCAACTCCTCTAAAAGACCGAAGAAACGTTTGAAATATCTGGCGTCCGTTCCTCTGTTCTTACGGGAGAGCAACCGGAAACACAAGAGGTTCCAATCGCCATGTTGTCCGATTTTCGTCTTGAACGGACGGAACGGTTGTGATACCAGCGGTTCATCCCCATGATAATGACGCCGACGGATGACGGCTGCGCTCACGAATGCGCTCTAATGGGTTCTCATGGATAATCGACTGGCAGTTCTGAGAGGTGAGGCGTTCTCGCGACGCAATCAATTTCCGTTGCTTTTGGGACTCATCGTTCTCACGGGGATTTATCTGCTCCTTCCGCTCGGCGCGTCGTATCTTTTAGCTCGTGAACTGTCCCAGTACGGTTATGAGCGAGTCATCGTCCAATTAGGCTACCCCGGTATCGAAGGAATTCATGTGCCCGTCGTGTCGCTCCAACAAAACTTGGGCGGAGAGACGCTGCTGATGTCGCTCACCAATGTGGAAATTCAGTACAGCTTGCCGAAGCTTGTCCGAGGACACGTTGATAGCGTCATTCTTCCCGACGTCGCCGTTCAAGTGCTGACGACGCATCGGCAATCAGCCGACGAGGCCGGCGACGTGACGGAGTCGGAAGAGGACGCTGACGATGAACTCCCCTGGAGTTTCCTGACCGTCAACGACCTGTTGCGGCGCTTGCCGATTCTCCCCTTTGATGAATTGCGCCTGGATCGCGTTTCGATCTTTAGGGAAAAAGCCACGGGTCCTCTTCGCAAAGTGACCATTTCCGGGTCGGTAAGATATCGGGAGGGAGAAGTGAACGGTCACTTGTCGTTTCAAGGGCAAAATACCGTTTCCTACGGATTGACCATCTCGGGAAGCTCGGCCAGCACCTGGTCCGCCGTATTGGTGTCCCAACGGCTCCATACCGTTCCGATCGTTTCTTGGGAGTCGCAGGCCCACTCGAGCGGCGAGCAGATTCAAGTCAAGGGTCGGCTTGATGTCAACGTCCGCGAGTTCGCGCCATTTATCGCGCTGCTGGTTCCGATCGGT
This sequence is a window from Candidatus Nitrospira inopinata. Protein-coding genes within it:
- a CDS encoding methyltransferase → MNLGSGFMASKTLLSAVELGLFTVLAEGPLTCEALAARLQLHPRGARDFFDALVALNMLKRGGSRYRNTPETAIFLDRTKPSYIGGLLEMANARLYGFWGGLTEALRTGTPQNEVRSGGDFYGTLYSDPARLEAFLKAMTALSIGSALGIARKFPWKKYKTFVDIGCAQGGVAVEVASAHKHLTGGGMDLPVVQPIFESYAQGKGLAARLRFHPGDFFKDPFPKTHVVIMGHVLHNWSLDEKLILLRKAYSAVPPGGAVIVHEALIDDERSKNVFGLLMSLNMLIETPGGFDFTGADCQRWLKEVGFARSRVIKLDGPNSMVVGWK
- a CDS encoding tetratricopeptide repeat protein, encoding MSAALKFLMMMPLILLSGCVDSTKSPYVGVHDLVARLDDARSLAEEGSADDQYRLGLRYERFARDHQEAARWYRMAAQQDHADAMYRLCILSDRGLGLPQDYQEALRWCGLAADSRQANAMLIVGGFFERGRGVPKDLIQAYHWYNLAAAHGLEEGAKRRDRLAGAMTVAQIARAQNLTRNWRPNMQAPLE
- a CDS encoding GNAT family N-acetyltransferase, with amino-acid sequence MLHVRPATENDFPSILRVQRAAFGEYAPLYHVSGWTTETIDSLKEDAKTKHIVVAESEGTIVGSVRFWTVGGVCVIRLLSVDPASQGRGLGKQLMSEVERRATDAHKLYACTMLRTPRNIHFFLSLGYRAEALLPDHYDHLDLICFAKYR
- a CDS encoding ComEA family DNA-binding protein; the encoded protein is MTSPTRLFMLPMILISLFTVTPSVGAEPTTKVKPSEAAPGTERRPIANLIDINSATLADLRSLPGVGTVTAQKIVAGRPYASIDDLKARKIVSVKTYDKIRDRVSVATPKGALYRDREQPAVPKSGNH
- a CDS encoding YihY/virulence factor BrkB family protein; its protein translation is MANSPTRFERFAKHDLWNSDLSALPFPQRGIMHALRLITAVALEFRPRLLDARAAGLVFTTLLSLVPFLAVMFSVLKAFGVHHQIEPVLAQALEPLGPKSLEITSRIIEFVDNLKIGVLGTVGVASLIYTSYSLVDKIEQALNAIWMVRQGRPWNRKFTDYLSVVLVGPVLIFTAFGVLASLQSHTVVRWLMEIEPFGSLFLWTAEIVPFLVLCGVFTFFYKFIPYTRVRVTSALVGGVSAAILWGVAGEVFAKFVAASAKYSAIYSTFAVLILFLLWLYTGWMIILIGAQFSFFHQHPTAYLSRQLWQRGTPAFRERVTVNLLLALACRYLQGSSPLRLSDLAIKLNLPDELVAEELERLIEADMVGLMKEPEGVGLIKAPELITIKEILDLVRDGNPGGASGRLPPDDPLEALLRRRDEAVARSLEGQTLRSLAEQRMSCAAPIKNQATTS
- a CDS encoding BACON domain-containing protein; this translates as MRSTPFHFKNFSETIPQVWLGQLPRMCCLAMAVGSVVLWSSASPAATLMWNANTESDLAGYRVYQCTQLPCSRAAGTTSLLANLGTVTSFDIGTPTTVRYYVVTAYDFNNNESNDSNVATYTPPSAPPSPPVIGVSPTSLSFTAVQGSGNPSPQTLSVSNAGGGTLTWSSSDNASWLTHTPQSGTGNGTITVSVATDSLAAGTYTATLTLSATGAGSVSVPVTVTVTAPTVAYPPRPLNLQLRSVAPRGAR
- a CDS encoding P-II family nitrogen regulator, yielding MKMLLIVFREVMAPHVHALLKEHGVTAFTELHNVAGTGMTGPTVQFSLSADANRMIFAAVSEQVASRLVDGLTAFREKHVTRQSDNLVPLHAFILPCEQVV